The stretch of DNA TTTGGTCAGTAGTATTACCAGTAATTATGGACACACTAGGTTTTGTGGTTGCGGGCATTGTGATGATTATATTCCTTGTTATTCATTTAGTTATCGGAGTTGTTCTAGCTCCTGATACGAGAGGTAAAACATTAACAGAAATTGAAGAAGAGCGTTATGGTAAAGAACGAATAGCGAATTAATAGTATACAACAAAAAAAGGTAACGGAAAATTCGTTGCCTTTTTGTTTTTTTTTTATTCTTTTTACTAACTAAAAAACAAAACATCTTTGTTTATTTTGGTTTTGGTTGACTAACCAAAAAGATAGCGTTATCATAAACGTACAGAAGGCAACGAAAGATTACTTAACTTGACGATTTTATAGATAGACGGATAGAAGCATTCTATTGATTCAAGGAAGGTGAATTACATGCAACAATGTAACTTAGCGGTAGATATAGGAGCTTCCAGTGGAAGAGTTATTGCAGGGTACTTACAAAATGGAAAATTACAATTAGAAGAAGTTCATCGTTTTGATAATAAATTAATCGATCTGAACAATTATTTTTGTTGGGATATCGATCGAATTTATCAAGAAATATTAATGGGTATTAAATCGGCAGTTGATAATGGATACCAGCCTATAAGTCTTGGAATTGATACGTGGGCGGTTGATTTTGTTTTGTTAGATGAAAATGACATGCGATTAACAGATGCGGTTTCTTATCGAGACCCACGGACAGACGGAATGATGGAGGAAGTCTTCTCTCAAATAAGTAAAGAACGTCTCTATTTAGAGACAGGAATTCAGTTTCAAAAATTTAACACGATGTATCAATTACAAGCATTAAAGAATAGCAATCCTGATTTGATCGAGAAAGCAACGAGTTTTCTAATGATACCAGATTACTTAAATTTTTTACTTACTGGGAAAAAAGTTAACGAATATACCAATGCAACTACGACTCAATTAGTTAATGCATTTACGAAAAAATGGGATATCGATTTAATTGAACAGTTAGGTTTTAATTCGAACATGTTCATGGATATTCAACCTCCTGAATCAGTAATTGGTAATCTTCGCCCAGAGCTTCAAGAAGAATTAGGTGTTGATTTTAATGTAATCTTACCCGCAACGCATGACACTGGTTCAGCTGTTGTAGCTGTTCCTGAACAAGAAAATTCCATATATATTAGCTCAGGGACTTGGTCTTTGATCGGGGTGGAGAATCATTTTCCAATCTGTACAACCAAGGCACTAGATTATAATTTTACGAATGAAGGCGGAGCGGATTACCGCTATCGTTTTTTGAAAAACATCATGGGATTATGGATGATTCAAGAAGTAAAGAGAAACTTTAATGATGAATTTGAATTTGCCGATTTTGCTGCGATGGCAAAAGGAGAATCATTTAAATCGATTGTGGATGTAGATGATGATCGATTCTTAAAACCTGAAAATATGATTGAGGAAATAAAAGCATATTGTAAGGAAACCAACCAAGCTATACCTCAATCGCCAAGTGAAGTGGCTAAATGTGTATTTAATAGTTTAGCAGTTAGCTATCAACAAGCGATCTCTCAAATTGAAGAAATTTATGAAATCGACTTTCCGACCATTTATGTTATTGGTGGCGGATCAAAGAATGAAATGTTAAATCAATTAATAGCAGATACAACAGGAAAAACAGTAATAGCTGGTTTGTCTGAAGCTACAGCTATTGGGAACTTAATTGTACAAATGATGGCAATCGATCAAATAGATGATATGCAACAAGCTAGACAAATTATTAAACATTCATTTGATTTATATACCTATGCAAAAGTAACGATGGAGGGGTAAATATGGACGTCAAACAAAATTATGAACAAGCGAAAAAACAATATGAAAAATGGGGAGTTAATGTTGAGGATGCGTTAGAGAAGCTAAAACAAATTCCGATTTCGATTCATTGTTGGCAAGGGGATGATGTGACAGGATTTGAAGTCAATCAACAGGAGTTATCGGGGGGGATCGATGTAACGGGAAATTACCCAGGTAAAGCAACTACACCAGAGGAATTACGAGATGACCTTGATAAAGCTTTATCACTGATTCCTGGTATGCACCGAGTCAATCTACATGCAATATATGCAGAAACAAATGGAGAAGCCGTGGAACGTGATGAGATTGAGCCTAAGCATTTTGAAAACTGGGTAAAATGGGCAAAAGAAAACGGTTTAGGACTTGACTTTAATCCAACATTATTTTCTCATCCAAAAGCAGATGACGGTTTAACGTTAGCACACCCAAATAAAGAGATTCGAGATTTTTGGATTCGTCATACGATTGCCAGCCGTAAAATAGCGGCTTACATGGGGAAAGAGTTAGGGACTTCTGCCTTAACAAACATCTGGACTCCAGATGGATATAAAGATATCCCAAGTGATCGTCTGACACCTAGAAAACGTCTAGAAGATTCCCTAAACCAAATATTTGAAGAGGAAATAGATAAGGAATATAACGTTGACGCAGTAGAGAGCAAACTATTTGGAATAGGATCGGAAGCATATGTAGTAGGTTCACATGAGTTTTATATGGGATATGCATTGAAAAATAATAAATTATGTCTACTAGATACAGGACATTATCATCCTACAGAAATGGTATCTAATAAAATTTCTTCGATGCTATTATATAGTGATGAATTAGCTTTACATGTATCTAGACCAGTTCGTTGGGATAGTGATCATGTTGTTATATTAGATGATGAATTACGTGAAATTGGCTTAGAGATTGTCCGAAATGATGCTTTAGATAAAGTTAGAATCGGCCTTGATTTCTTTGATGCAAGCATAAACCGAATTGCAGCATGGACAATCGGTACTCGGAATATGATTAAATCGTTATTATATGCGTTACTAACACCGAACGAGCATTTAAAACAATTACAAGAAGAAGGTAACTTCACAGATCGCTTAGCGATAATGGAAGAATTAAAAACTTATCCATTTGGGGCTATTTGGGATTACTACTGTGAATCCATGAATGTACCAGTTGGAGAGTCATGGTTAACAGAGGTAAAAGAATATGAAAAAGAAGTTTTATCTAAGCGATAATTTTAAGAGGATTTGAAGTGGAAAGGGAGAGAATGATGACACAGGATATTACACAACAAGATGTGTTAGATGCACCTTTTATGAAAGAAATGATGAATACAACATATGATATGTGGAAACTTGGATGGGATGAACTTAATGGAGGTAACATCAGCTATCTACTAAAAGAAGAAGAGGTAAGAAGTTACTTTGATTTGAACCAAGTAAAGCGAACTATTTCATTAGATTTTCCGGTAATAGAGTTGGCAAATCAGTATTTCCTTGTTACTGGATCAGGTAAGTTCTTCAGAAAAATTATAGAAAATCCAGAAGAATGTTTAGCGGTATTACGAGTAACTAGTGATGGAGAATCAGTTGAACTTCTATGGGGATTAAGTGATGGAGGAAGACCGACAAGTGAGTTAGCATCTCACTTTATGAGTCATATTGTTCGATTAAAACATGATCCGAATCATCGAGTCATCATGCACACACATGCAACAAACTTAATTGCAATGACATTTACACATGAATTAGATGAAGTTCAATTTACTCGGACATTATGGCAAATGTGTACAGAATGCTTAGTGGTATTCCCTGAAGGAGTAGGGATACTCCCATGGATGGTTCCTGGAACTTCAGAAATTGGAAAGGCTACAGCGGAAAAAATGAATGAATATCGTTTAGCAATTTGGTCACATCATGGAATATTTGGTGCAGGGGAGTCAATTGATCAAGTATTTGGATTAATTGAAACAGTGGAGAAGGCTGCAAAAGTCTATAATCTTGTAAACGCACATCCAGACGGTGCTAAACAAGTAATTACTGATCAGCAACTGATAGATTTAGCAGAAGCTTTTCATGTGAATCCTCCTAATAAATACTTTTCTTAAAAGGCCGATGCAATTATGAAAGAACGAAGCAGTGGAAATACAAGTGTTTCGTTCTTTCTATGCTTGTTAAACTTAGTAGAAAATGGGTAAAATATAGTAAAAATATGATATGCTATTTTAGAGAATATGTTAAAGGTAAGAGAAGGAAGTGGTTAGATGCTTGTAGCAGAAAGACATCACAAAATAGTTGAATTAGTGAATGAAAAGAAGAGCATTCGAGTTTCTGATATGAGTAAGTTATTTGCAGTTACAGAAGAAACGATTCGAAGAGATTTAGAAAAGTTAGAGAAAGAGAATAAGTTAGCTCGTAGTCATGGTGGCGCAGTTAGCTTGCATCCGAATGATTCTTTAGAGATTCCTTATACGCAACGAGAAATTATGAATGTACGTGAGAAACAAAAAATTGCAATGGAAGCTATTAAACATGTTTTTGAAGGAGATAAAATCATTTTAGATGCCAGTACAACTGCCTGGTATATGGCAAAAGCATTACCTGACTTACCTTTAACCGTCATGACCAACTCCATTAAAGTTGCAATGGAACTGAGTAACAAACACCAAATTAACGTGATTTCAACTGGTGGAACGCTTCTGTCTAAGTCACTCTCTTACGCTGGACCTTTAGCAGAGGCTTCGTTCCATAGTTATCATCTTGATAAGGCATTTATTTCTTGTAAAGGTCTGCATCTAGAAAGAGGAATAAGTGAGTCGGATGAACAACAATCACGTATTAAAAAGAAAATGATTGAAAGTGCTGATTCTACTTATTTAATGATAGATTATAGTAAATTTGGCAAAACTGCTTTTTCGAAAATTGATCAAATTGAAGTCGCGCATCATTTGGTTACAGATAGCAAAGCAGACCAAACGATGATTCAGTTGTTAAAAGAAAAAGGAATTCGTGTAACGGAAGTACAAAATGATGAATAATTAACAAGATATCAAAGAGGTAGGGACATAACAAACAGTTCTGGTCAAAAGACGGATGATAGGTAAAATAAGCGTAAGAAATATACGGAGACTCCTGTGGGAGGAAGGCCTAGTTGAGACCCCGGATTGCGGAGCAACCGGAGGCTCATCAGCCGCCCACGGAAAGCGCAGTATATTTCTGAAGCGGGTTTTCAATACTCATTCATTCGGATTCCTCTTTTGATTAAATACTTTTGTCCCAACCTCTTTTTCGATGGAGCATAGCGGGCTCGAACCGCTGACCTCTTCACTGCCAGTGAAGCGCTCTCCCAGCTGAGCTAATGCCCCGTTAATAAAAGTATATACCCTCTATAAAACTATTTCAATATAACTATGAACTATATTGAAAAACAAGTCTAAACTACTGTTTTCCTCTTTTTATAGGTTAAAAGTTCTGAATTTACATTATTTTTACAAAAAAGCGATGGTAGAAGTAGAATTTTTATGCAATATTTAAAGAGAAACGATTGTTTATGTCGAAATGAATACAATCGTATTAAAAAATGGTAACGGAGGGGACGTATGAAACAGGTGAAAAGATCGCTTAGTATGTTCATGATTTTCGCATTAATTATGATGAATGTAACACCAGCGTTATCAGTATATGCTGAAAGTGCTACAAATGTAGATACAGTCGCAGAAGATTTAATTCTTTCGGAGTACGTGGAAGGAACTTCATTTAATAAAGCGATTGAAATCTTTAATGGTACAGGAGAAGCAGTGGATTTATCGAATTATTCTATCGAATTATATAGCAATGGAGCTTATTCTGCTAGTCAGTCTTTATCACTATCAGGCACTTTGGCTAATGGTGATGCGTACGTTTTAGCCCATCCGAGTGCAGATCAGGCAATCTTAGATCAAGCTGATGTAACAAATGGCTCTGTTATTAATTTTAACGGTGATGATGCAGTAGCTCTATTAAATAATGAAGAGAAACTAGATGTAATTGGTGAAATTGGACAACGAACCAATTTTGGACAAGATGTTACGTTGGTTCGGAATGCATCAGTCATCGCACCAAGTACAACATTTAATGTAGAAGATTGGACGGATTACAGTCAAAATACGTTCGCGTATATCGGTTCTCATACAATGGATGGTACTCCGGGAGATCCTGAAGATCCTGAAGAACCAGGTGACCCAGAAGAACCAGATCCAGGTCAATTACCTATTTCCGATGTTCGTGATCTCCCAGATGGAGAAGTAGTTACCGTAGAAGGAATTGTTACAGCTGATAATCAAGCAATTAGTAATGGCAGCCAATTTACTACATATATCCAAGACGAGACGGCTGGTATTAATCTATTTGCTTTTGAACAAGGTGAAATCTCTGATGTTACAAAGGGTGACAAAGTTGTCGTAACAGGAGAACTTGCTACCTATAATGGGTTAAAAGAAATTGTACCGAATTCATTAGAAGTGATTGACTCGGGGTTAGATTTACCAGAAGCACAAACAATAACTTTAGAGGAATTACAAGATGAAGAATTGGCTGAATCACTAGAAGGGCAGCGAGTTCAAGTCAATGGTTACATTCGGTCCATTCCAGATAGTCCTGCCGGCGGTGGGTATAATATTACAGTTACAGATGCAGATTTTAATGGTACAACGCTTCGTGTAATGGAAAATGCACTTGATATTTCTGAAGTGGAACCAAACACTTGGTATGATATTACAGCTGTTGTAAGTCAATACAATACGTATCAATTAATTCCTACAGAGCAAGCAGATATTCAAATTGCAGAAGAACAGCCAGAACCGCCTTCTTCTGAAGGGTATTATGAGACTACAGTAGAAAGTGTAACAGATGGTGATACCATCCGCGTAGCTGAGCCTGTATTTGGGGAAAAACGTGTCCGATTTGTAAATATGGATACTGCAGAAACATATGCTGCCCATAATGATGACCCGGAACGTGATGAAATAAATGATAACCAGAAATACTATGGAGATTTAGCAACGGATTATATAGGGGAACTCATTCAACCAGGTGATGAGATTTATCTAAAAGTCGGAGATAAACCAACAGATGACTATGGAAGAATTCTTGCAGAAGTTATCCGTAAAGATGATGGTTTAAATGTAAATTTAGAAATGGTAGAAGCTGGATATGCATCCACGTACTTTATTGCGCCAATTGATGAAGAAGCTTATCCGGAGTATCAACAAGCAGTAAAAGAAGCAAAGGATGCTGAATTAGGAATTTGGAATCCAGAGAACCCACTTCTAGAATTGCCATTTGTTTTCCGAGCAAATGACGATCAAAAAGGGTTCCAACGATATGTTGGAAACTCAGATACGATGGAGTATGTAGTCCCGGATAATTGGGCAGATGTTCCAGTGGAGCATCGAATCTTTTTCTCTAGTCCGGAAGAAGCTGAATCTTATGGATATACACCGGTAAGCGGTGATGGAGGAGATTCTTCTGAGGAAACGTTAGATCTACAGCTAATTAGTATGAATGATTTACATGGGAAGATTGACCAGGAATACATGTTAGATTTAGAAGGAAATGGTGAATCCGAGTTATATGGAAGAATGGATTATACAGCTGCTGCAATCAAAGAGCATCAAGAAGGAAATGAACATTCGATGCTTGTTCATGCAGGAGATATGATAGGTGGAAGCTCTCCAGTATCAGGTTTATTACAGGATGAACCAACGGTAGAGATTATGAATGCGATGGGTTTTGATGTTGGTGCTGTTGGAAATCATGAATTTGATGAAGGTTTACCTGAACTCCTTCGAATGATTGAAGGTGGAGATCATCCAGAAGGAAAAGGGACAGAAGGCTATGAAGGCATGGATTTTCCATCCCTTTGCGCGAATTGCGTATATGAAGATACTGGTGAAACTTTCTTACCACCGTATATTATTGAAGAAGTAGATGGTGAACAAATTGGATTTATTGGAGTAAACACACAAGAAACGGTCAATATGGTTATGCCATCTTCATTAGAAAATGTAGAGTTTACGGATGAAACAGAAGCTGTAAATGATGCAGCGGAAGAATTAACGAGTCAAGGTGTAGAAGCGATTATCGTGTTAGCACATATGCCAGCTACTCAAAATGGCGATGATGCTACAGGAGCTGCAGCTGATTTAGCACGAAATGTAAATGACGCTGTTGATGTAATCTTTGCTGGACATAATCATGTGGAGAATAATGTATTAGTGGATGACAAATTAATTATCCAGGCAAATGAATACGGAAAAGCATTTGCGGATGTGCAATTAGTTTTAGATCGCGAATCCGGCGATATTATTGAAAAAGAAGCAGAAATTGTTTATGTAAAACAGAGTGATTACACGCCAGATGCAGAAGTCGCTGCGATTTTAGATAAATATGCGGAAGAAATTGCCCCGATTATAAACGAAGTGATTGGTTATAATGCGCAAGACTTAACGGGTGATTATACAAATGATGGCGATCATGGATTAGGAAACTTAATATCTGATGGTATGAACGAAGCAATGGATAGTGATTTTGCCTTTATGAATGGCGGAGGGATAAGAGATGATCTCTTAGCAGGCGATGTCACTTGGGGAGATTTATACAATATCCAACCATTTGGAAATACGTTAATGACCGTAGAAGTTACTGGTAATGACATATATGAAATATTAAATGAACAAATTCATCCAGAATATGGTCCTGATTATAGTGTTAGTGGTTTGCATTATACTTGGAACCCGGAATTAGGAGAGGTGATTAATGTTACTTTTCCTGATGGCACACCAATTGATTTGGAAGAAACATATGTCTTAACAGTTAACAACTACATGGGAACTTCAGAAGGGCCGATTAAGGACCTTGGAGAAAATCCTACGATGGGCCCTGCCGACATTGATGCTACAGTTGAATTCATTCAAGCAATGGGTAGCTCCGAAGCAAACCCAATTGTATATGAGGCAGAAGGAAGAATTACACAAACAGATGAAGAACCAGGTGACCCGGAGGATCCTAGTGAACCAGATCATATTATAGAAGCTATACCAGATAGAGGTTTATTAGCATTTGTTCGAACAAGAGATCTTTTGTTTATAGAAGATGGATCGGATGTAGTAATCGATATCTCGAATGAAAGTAGACTACGCATGCTTTTATTGACATTGCCTCAAGTATATATTTTAAAAAATAAGGAAGTAACACTTCATGTCACGAATGGTGAAGAAACAAAGACATTTGATATGGCAGAAGAAAAATTAAGAACTATGTTAGTCTTGCTAACGAAATAACGATAAAGTCGAATTTACCTGTAGAGAACTGTTAATTTCTCTACAGGTTTTTCGTATTTACAAGAGGATAGAAGTTACCTTATAGTAATGATAGTAGTTTTCTATGATAAGGTAGGAGATCAAAACATGATAAAACAAAAACAAAGCATAGATGCAAGGTTTAAAGTAGCGAATAGAGAAGCTTTAATCGGAGTAGGTTTAGTTATATTTAATTTTATTTGGTGGTTCGGTTTTGCCTATGGATTGGGAAGTAAAAATCCAGAAGAGTATTCGTATATAGTAGGATTTCCAGCTTGGTTCTTTTATAGTTGCATTCTTGGATTTATAGTAATGGTCACATTGACCGTCATAGCAGTTAAATTCTTTTTTAAAGATATACCACTTGATGATACAGAGGAAAATTAATCTTAATACCGGGTCAATGGGTTAGAGTGAGGAGAAAAATGTAATGAATTGGGAAGCAGTTATACCATTATTCCTATTAATTTTTATCATTTTTTTAGTTGGAATGTGGTCAAGTAAATTTGTGCGGAATACAGATTCATTTGTTCAAGAATATTTTCTTGGGGGCAGGAGCTTAGGTGGGTTCATATTAGCGATGACGCTTGTAACTACTTATGGAAGTGCAAGTAGTTTTCTTAGTGGTCCAGGAACTGCTTATAATGAAGGATTAGGTTGGGTTCTTTTATCCATGACTCAATTAGCTACAGGTTATTTTGTGTTAATGGTATTAGGTAAACGATTTGCGATTGTTACTCGAAAATACAAAGCAGTAACTATTGTAGATTTTTTAAAAGAAAGATATCAATCCAAATGGGTCGTTTTATTATCTTCATTTAGTATACTGATATTCTTATTTTCTGCAATGTCTGCACAATGGATAGGTGGAGGTAGGTTAATTCAGTCGCTTACTGGTATGTCTTACCTTTCTGCATTATTTATATTTTCTGCTGCAGTACTTATCTATGTGATTGTAGGGGGATTCCGAGCAGTTGCAATTACAGATGGAATTCAAGGAATTATTATGTTTTTAGGTACATTAATATTGCTAATTGCTGTAATTGTTGCAGGTGGAGGAGTTCCACAAATTATGGAAGACTTACGTGCAGAAAATATGAATCTTATAACACCTTTTGGCGCGGATGGTGGATTAACACCTGCATTTGTATCTTCCTTTTGGATATTAGTCGGTGTGGGAGTTATTGCCCTACCACAAATTGCAGTAAGAGCAATGTCATATAAAAACTCGCGATCACTTCATAGAGCCATTATTATTAGTACGATTGTAGTTGGATTTATAATGTTAAATATGCACTTAATTGGCGTGCTCGGTAGACCAGTAATGCCTGGAATTGAAGTAGGTGATACCGTTATGCCATTACTTGCTCAAGAAGTGCTACCTGGCTGGCTAGCTGGAATTGTATTGGCAGCACCTATGGCAGCTATCATGACAACCGTTAATTCATTATTGTTAATGGTTAGTTCCACGATTATAAAGGATGTATATTTAAATTATATTGAAAAAGAAGCTACAGATAAAAAAGTGCGTGGTTTGAGCATGGGGGTGACTGCCCTTATCGGAGTTATTGTTATAGTTATGTCGCTACAACCACCTGATCTAATTATCTGGTTAAATCTATTCTCGATGGGTGGCTTAGAAGCAGCTTTTATTTGGCCGATTGTATTGGGGTTATATTGGAACCGAGGCAATAAATATGGCGCAATAGCTTCCATGATAACAGGTGTGTCTAGTTATATTATTTTTGAAAGTTTCTTTCCACAACCATTCGGAATGCATTCTGTTGTAACGTCGATAACTATTGCTTTAATAGCTTATATCATTGGAAGTTTATCTAAACAACATCCAGTATCACAAATGAGTTAAATAGTAGTTTCTATATTACTTTTAAATCTTACTTTTAAGTATCTCTCAAAAACGAGCGATACTTTTTTTATTGCTTAGGAAACTATACAATTTGAATGCTATGGATAACTTAGTTACAGGAACAGCCACGTCCAGCTCCAGCGCCCAACGACTAGCGATCCTTCCTCACCTTCGTACGGTAATTAACATCGGCTTTTTACGGTCGCCGTGTTTCCTTTATCTCCTGCGGCTCAGTCCAGTCCGTACGTCGCTAAACGGGCGCTTGCGCTTTTGTTCTTAGGAAAGTCAATTCTTGTGTACAATCCGAATGCTGCGATAGTTGATTTTCATTACAGACGGGCGTTTATGCTTTTGTTCTGGATTAAGAGAAACGCCGGAGTGAGCGTGGAAAATCACTATCGGATTCCTTTATAAAATAGTATCAGACTGAAGTCGTAGGATAAATCCATCTTGAGAGGTTTGTTATTGTTAAAATATTCGATATAATTAATGTTAAGGAGGTAACAGGATGTTATTTTTTAAATCGTCAAAGCAAATAAAGGAACAAAAAAAGTTGATGAACAATCATATTGAGACAATTATTATTCAATCTGGCTGGGCAGACGTTAATATTTATACGCATAAAGAAAATTATATCTCCTTATTTCTAACTTCCATTGAAAATGGACCGTATTGGATTGTTGAAGAGAATCAAGATCAATTACGACTAACAATAGAACCTGGAATAAGAAGGTTGCATTTTCGATTTAATCAAACCATTAAATTAGATGTATATGTTCCCGAACAAAATAATATAAACTGGGAAGTTGAAGCGGACTCTGGAAGTGTTTATTTTTACAAACAAGTTGTTCAAAATATTATGTTGAGAGTAGGATCTGGAAACTTCAAAGGCAACGATCTTACAGTAAATAATGCTTTCGTAGAGGTTGGTACAGGTGAAGTAAATATCAATCATTTCAATGGGGAAAATCTTCAGTTAGTAGGTGGGTCTGGAGATATTAAATTAGTGGATGTTACTTGTAATAGGATTATGTCCAAAATAGGGTCAGGTAGTTTGAGGTATAATCATGTTCGGTATAAAGAAATGATTTCAGAAGGTGGATCAGGTGATGTATTTTTGGAGAATTTTCAAGGGGATACGAAGATGAAAGTAGGGAGTGGGGATATAGAAGTAGTATTAGATGAAAGACCAAATTTAAAATGTGAGTTACAAGCTGGCAGTGGAACAATTATAACCGATACCGGCCATATATCTGATGGGAAAATCCATAAAGATTATGGTGAAGCAAAATATGTATTAGCATTAACCAGTAGGTCGGGTGATGTAGTGGTGAAGCAGAAATTTTAATAGGAAGGAATATATACAGAGGAGTGGTATAGATGATAGGGAGAAAGGCAGAAATGGAACGAATCACAAAATTAATAAACGGTAATGAAGTAAAAGAGATACAGATAGATATCTCGGTATCAAATATTACAGTGGAGCCATATGAAGGGAATGATATTGAACTTACTTATACACAAAAAATCGATAAACCATTGTGGGATATACATGTTCAAGAAGGGATTTTATCTATTCATTTACAACATAAAAATACAATTATACGAAGAACCGAAGACTATAAATTAAAAATTAAATTACCTCGTGAATTTATCTTAGCTGGATCCATAAACAACGGTGTCGGTCATATTAGAATCGCTGAAATTATAATCGGCGAGTTTACTATACAATTAGGATCGGGTGG from Oceanobacillus iheyensis HTE831 encodes:
- the panF gene encoding sodium/pantothenate symporter, yielding MNWEAVIPLFLLIFIIFLVGMWSSKFVRNTDSFVQEYFLGGRSLGGFILAMTLVTTYGSASSFLSGPGTAYNEGLGWVLLSMTQLATGYFVLMVLGKRFAIVTRKYKAVTIVDFLKERYQSKWVVLLSSFSILIFLFSAMSAQWIGGGRLIQSLTGMSYLSALFIFSAAVLIYVIVGGFRAVAITDGIQGIIMFLGTLILLIAVIVAGGGVPQIMEDLRAENMNLITPFGADGGLTPAFVSSFWILVGVGVIALPQIAVRAMSYKNSRSLHRAIIISTIVVGFIMLNMHLIGVLGRPVMPGIEVGDTVMPLLAQEVLPGWLAGIVLAAPMAAIMTTVNSLLLMVSSTIIKDVYLNYIEKEATDKKVRGLSMGVTALIGVIVIVMSLQPPDLIIWLNLFSMGGLEAAFIWPIVLGLYWNRGNKYGAIASMITGVSSYIIFESFFPQPFGMHSVVTSITIALIAYIIGSLSKQHPVSQMS
- a CDS encoding DUF4097 family beta strand repeat-containing protein gives rise to the protein MLFFKSSKQIKEQKKLMNNHIETIIIQSGWADVNIYTHKENYISLFLTSIENGPYWIVEENQDQLRLTIEPGIRRLHFRFNQTIKLDVYVPEQNNINWEVEADSGSVYFYKQVVQNIMLRVGSGNFKGNDLTVNNAFVEVGTGEVNINHFNGENLQLVGGSGDIKLVDVTCNRIMSKIGSGSLRYNHVRYKEMISEGGSGDVFLENFQGDTKMKVGSGDIEVVLDERPNLKCELQAGSGTIITDTGHISDGKIHKDYGEAKYVLALTSRSGDVVVKQKF